In Agrobacterium sp. RAC06, a single window of DNA contains:
- a CDS encoding DUF2933 domain-containing protein produces MTANRTLLLKGASLALILVFYILRQHWVHVLGYVTYLVLLACPLMHLFHRHGGHGHKDHRP; encoded by the coding sequence ATGACAGCCAACCGCACGCTCCTGCTGAAGGGCGCATCCCTGGCCCTGATCCTGGTGTTCTACATCCTTCGTCAGCACTGGGTGCACGTTCTGGGCTACGTCACCTACCTGGTCCTGTTGGCCTGCCCGCTGATGCACCTGTTTCATCGACATGGCGGTCACGGCCACAAGGATCATCGGCCGTGA
- a CDS encoding multicopper oxidase family protein, with product MYRRDFLKTLAMGSVALSPLGHAWAYSPTQTSELVIGKRTLDVHGKAASVFGLTDKAGKAGLVLNAPLDFDVLLRNESDEETLIHWHGLTPPWELDGVPGNPAALLPPKESRAYKFPLRRGGTHWMHAHTLQEQNLLAAPLIIRTAEDLARDEQEVIVLLHDFSFKSPEELLSDLQSGGGHAMPSRHGDMSSMMNMHGGHQMGSAETSAAPHTMMGMDLNDIEYDAYLANDRTLDDPEIVKVERGGRIRLRIINGATATAFTIDTGELEGELIAVDGMDVVPVRGRQFPLSMGQRADIRVALPAADGAYLILALREGAVERTGVILATASARVGKLETTAAAKGPVLDLSLEQSLQGLTPLARRAVDRQFALMLGGDMATYRWSIDTDGPIEVSSGQRIRISMHNMSMMAHPMHLHGHHFQVTSINGKAVSGAMRDTVMLPPMAQVSIEFDADNPGRWPLHCHHLYHMATGMMTFVDYVQQG from the coding sequence ATGTATCGCAGAGACTTTCTGAAAACACTCGCCATGGGTTCCGTGGCCCTGTCCCCCCTCGGGCATGCCTGGGCATACTCCCCAACACAAACCAGCGAGCTTGTGATCGGCAAACGGACCCTGGACGTCCACGGCAAGGCTGCCTCCGTCTTCGGACTGACCGACAAGGCCGGGAAAGCCGGGCTGGTCCTCAACGCGCCCTTGGACTTCGACGTTCTTCTTCGCAACGAAAGCGACGAGGAGACGCTCATCCACTGGCATGGGCTTACGCCGCCTTGGGAGTTGGACGGGGTGCCAGGCAATCCGGCTGCACTGCTTCCGCCTAAGGAAAGCCGGGCCTACAAGTTTCCCTTGCGGAGAGGCGGCACCCATTGGATGCATGCCCACACTCTGCAGGAGCAGAACCTGCTCGCGGCACCCCTGATCATCCGAACCGCCGAGGATCTTGCCCGCGACGAGCAAGAGGTCATCGTGCTCCTGCATGATTTCTCCTTCAAGTCGCCCGAGGAACTGCTTTCCGACCTTCAGAGCGGTGGCGGTCATGCCATGCCTTCTAGACACGGAGATATGTCCTCCATGATGAACATGCATGGTGGCCATCAGATGGGCTCGGCTGAAACTTCGGCCGCGCCTCACACGATGATGGGCATGGACCTGAACGACATCGAATATGACGCCTATCTCGCCAATGACCGGACGCTCGATGACCCCGAGATCGTCAAGGTAGAACGGGGCGGCCGCATCAGGCTTCGCATCATCAATGGCGCAACGGCAACCGCCTTCACGATCGATACGGGCGAACTCGAGGGCGAGCTGATCGCTGTCGACGGGATGGACGTCGTTCCGGTCCGCGGCCGACAGTTCCCCTTGTCGATGGGCCAGCGGGCCGACATCCGTGTGGCCTTGCCGGCTGCCGACGGGGCATATCTTATACTGGCTTTGCGGGAAGGGGCCGTTGAGCGCACTGGCGTGATCCTCGCCACGGCCTCCGCACGAGTGGGAAAGCTTGAAACCACCGCGGCAGCCAAGGGACCGGTTCTTGACCTTTCGCTCGAGCAAAGCCTTCAAGGCCTGACACCTCTGGCACGGCGCGCTGTTGATCGGCAGTTTGCGCTGATGCTGGGCGGTGATATGGCAACCTATCGCTGGTCCATCGATACCGACGGCCCGATCGAAGTCAGCAGCGGACAGCGCATTCGGATTTCCATGCACAACATGTCGATGATGGCGCATCCGATGCATCTGCATGGCCATCATTTCCAGGTCACGTCAATCAACGGCAAGGCTGTTTCCGGAGCCATGCGGGACACTGTGATGCTGCCGCCCATGGCGCAGGTGTCGATCGAGTTCGACGCGGATAATCCAGGCCGCTGGCCGCTGCATTGCCATCATCTCTATCATATGGCGACAGGCATGATGACATTCGTCGACTATGTCCAGCAGGGCTGA
- a CDS encoding copper-transporting P-type ATPase, producing MNNANNAHHHHHGHSHDPAVSSSKPGGPGVVKASIYTCPMHPQIRQTEPGNCPICGMALEPEVANLETGPSPELADMTRRFWIGLVLSVPVIALEMGGHLANLHMILGPQTSNWLQLVLATPVVLWAGWPFFERGWKSLETRRLNMFTLISMGTGAAWIYSVVATVTPGLFPVTFRAEGGSVAVYFEAAAVITVLVLLGQVLELRAREQTGGAIRALLDLAPKTARRVRADGIDEDVGLDAVAVGDRLRVRPGEKVPLDGLLLEGRSSVDESMITGESMPVTKDVGSKLIGGTMNQTGGFVMEAGKVGSDTMLSQIVRMVAEAQRSRAPIQRLADEVSGWFVPVVIGVALVAFAVWMIYGPEPRFAHALVAAVAVLIIACPCALGLATPMSIMVGVGRGASLGVLIKNAEALERFEKVDTLVVDKTGTLTEGRPEVTAIAAVAGISESELLRLAATVERSSEHPLALAIVNAANNRGIVLGDATDFDSPVGKGATGVVEGKRLILGSHRIMEEEGVDVTAMTAKAEELRNDGATVIFTAIDGRLAGLFAIADPIKATTPDAVKALIEDGIRVVMLTGDNKTTALAVARRLGISEVEAEVLPEDKSKIVSRLRSEGRIVAMAGDGVNDAPALAAADVGVAMGTGTDVAIESAGVTLLKGDLQGIVRARQMSRATMSNIRQNLFFAFIYNAAGVPVAAGVLYPIFGLLLSPIIAAAAMALSSVSVIANSLRLRSMKI from the coding sequence ATGAACAACGCAAATAACGCGCATCACCACCATCACGGACATTCACACGATCCGGCAGTTTCTTCATCCAAGCCTGGTGGTCCGGGTGTGGTCAAAGCGTCGATCTACACCTGCCCCATGCATCCCCAAATCCGCCAAACGGAACCCGGCAATTGCCCCATCTGCGGAATGGCGCTTGAGCCGGAAGTGGCGAACTTGGAAACGGGTCCAAGTCCAGAACTGGCGGACATGACCAGACGGTTTTGGATTGGCCTAGTCCTCAGCGTCCCGGTGATCGCCTTGGAAATGGGTGGCCATCTCGCGAACCTCCACATGATACTGGGGCCACAGACGTCGAACTGGCTGCAGTTGGTGCTCGCGACACCTGTTGTCCTCTGGGCGGGCTGGCCCTTCTTCGAACGCGGCTGGAAATCCTTGGAGACGCGCCGCCTGAACATGTTCACCCTGATCTCGATGGGAACGGGTGCTGCGTGGATTTACAGCGTTGTCGCGACCGTTACGCCTGGACTGTTTCCGGTCACGTTCCGCGCAGAGGGAGGTTCGGTCGCCGTCTATTTCGAGGCTGCTGCCGTCATCACGGTCCTGGTCCTGCTTGGTCAGGTTCTGGAGCTGAGGGCGCGCGAACAGACGGGCGGTGCCATCCGCGCGCTTCTCGATCTGGCACCGAAGACCGCACGGCGCGTGCGCGCCGATGGTATAGATGAGGATGTCGGTCTCGACGCCGTGGCTGTTGGCGACCGCCTGCGGGTTCGACCGGGAGAGAAGGTGCCACTTGATGGCTTGCTTCTGGAGGGCCGAAGCTCCGTCGACGAATCCATGATTACGGGCGAATCGATGCCCGTCACCAAGGATGTCGGGTCGAAGCTGATCGGCGGGACCATGAACCAGACCGGTGGTTTCGTCATGGAGGCTGGCAAGGTCGGGAGCGACACCATGCTCTCACAGATCGTCCGCATGGTCGCAGAGGCCCAACGCTCGCGCGCGCCCATCCAGCGCCTCGCCGATGAAGTCTCGGGCTGGTTCGTTCCGGTAGTCATCGGGGTGGCACTCGTCGCGTTCGCTGTCTGGATGATCTATGGGCCGGAGCCTCGTTTCGCCCACGCCCTAGTGGCGGCCGTTGCCGTTCTTATCATTGCCTGCCCCTGTGCCCTGGGGCTGGCAACACCAATGTCGATCATGGTCGGCGTCGGTCGCGGAGCAAGTCTTGGCGTGTTGATCAAGAACGCCGAGGCCCTGGAGCGCTTCGAGAAGGTCGATACGCTTGTCGTCGACAAGACAGGCACTTTGACGGAGGGGCGACCCGAGGTGACAGCGATCGCCGCGGTCGCAGGCATATCAGAATCCGAATTGCTGCGGCTCGCGGCCACAGTCGAGCGTTCAAGCGAACATCCGCTGGCACTGGCAATCGTCAATGCGGCCAACAACCGTGGCATCGTTCTGGGAGATGCTACCGACTTTGACAGTCCTGTGGGCAAAGGCGCGACGGGCGTGGTCGAAGGCAAGCGGCTGATCCTCGGCAGCCACCGCATCATGGAGGAAGAAGGTGTCGACGTTACCGCGATGACTGCGAAGGCAGAAGAGCTTCGTAATGACGGCGCAACGGTCATCTTCACTGCTATTGATGGCCGCTTGGCAGGTCTCTTTGCCATTGCCGATCCCATCAAGGCGACGACACCGGATGCGGTGAAGGCGCTCATCGAAGACGGTATTCGCGTCGTCATGCTGACGGGCGATAACAAGACGACCGCTCTTGCCGTAGCACGCCGCCTCGGCATCTCGGAGGTGGAAGCGGAAGTCCTGCCTGAGGACAAGAGCAAGATCGTCTCGCGGCTGCGCAGTGAAGGCAGGATTGTTGCCATGGCGGGCGACGGTGTGAATGATGCTCCTGCACTGGCCGCAGCAGATGTGGGTGTTGCCATGGGAACAGGAACCGACGTTGCCATCGAAAGCGCAGGCGTCACTCTCCTGAAGGGTGACCTGCAGGGGATTGTCCGGGCACGGCAGATGAGCCGAGCAACGATGAGCAACATCCGGCAGAACCTCTTCTTCGCCTTCATCTACAATGCGGCAGGCGTACCCGTCGCGGCGGGCGTCCTTTATCCCATCTTCGGTCTGTTGCTCTCACCGATCATCGCGGCGGCGGCAATGGCATTGTCTTCGGTCAGTGTTATCGCCAACTCTCTCAGGTTGAGGAGCATGAAGATATGA